A part of Chloroflexota bacterium genomic DNA contains:
- the typA gene encoding translational GTPase TypA has product MLTERTDLRNIAIIAHVDHGKTTLVDGLLKQANVFRANQQVAERVMDSNDLERERGITILAKNTAIEIWDQKTNQNVKINIVDTPGHADFGGEVERVMNMVDGVLLLVDAAEGPMPQTRFVLKKALELDRRAIVVINKVDRKDADTERVLNQTFDLFIELGASEEQAYFPVIYANAVTAQAGLTPDLGPNLQPLFDAILTQIPCPKVDLEAPLKMLVTNLGYDQYRGVTAIGRIHAGQMRVNMPLARVRVNGEILPESVRYLNTYEGLAQVAVDSAQAGDIVVLAGLEGIAIGETLTDPEHPEPLPPIQVEEPTVHMTFGVNTSPFTGREGQWGTSRKLRQRLFDELRTNVALKVAEGESPDTFLVSGRGELHLAILIETLRREGYEFQVSKPDVILKQDGEGRTLEPFEDVFIETSPDTVGVVVEMLGTRRGVMKNMVNTTTGTVRLEFLVPTRGLLGFRSHFLSATRGEGVIHTLFHGYLPHAGEISERASGSLVAFETGMTTTFGLKNAEERGILFYGAGTAVYAGMVVGKYQRPGDLDINVCKKKELTNMRAANADKEIRLTTPTHLSLEEAIEYLGKDELLEVTPLAYRIRKQLLDARERGRLSKTARKAELEVEN; this is encoded by the coding sequence ATGCTTACAGAACGAACTGATCTAAGAAATATCGCCATCATTGCCCATGTTGACCATGGCAAAACCACACTTGTGGATGGCTTGCTGAAACAGGCCAATGTTTTCCGCGCGAATCAACAAGTGGCCGAACGTGTGATGGATTCTAATGATTTAGAACGCGAACGCGGTATAACCATTTTGGCCAAGAACACCGCTATCGAAATTTGGGATCAAAAAACAAATCAAAATGTCAAAATCAACATCGTTGATACACCCGGGCATGCCGATTTTGGCGGAGAAGTGGAACGGGTCATGAACATGGTTGATGGTGTGCTGCTCCTGGTGGATGCAGCTGAAGGGCCCATGCCACAGACACGTTTCGTGCTTAAGAAAGCCCTCGAATTGGACCGCCGCGCGATCGTCGTCATCAATAAAGTGGATCGCAAAGATGCCGATACAGAGCGGGTGCTCAATCAAACCTTTGATCTATTCATTGAATTGGGTGCCAGTGAGGAGCAGGCATATTTTCCGGTGATTTACGCCAATGCCGTCACCGCCCAGGCCGGTCTTACCCCGGATTTGGGCCCCAACTTACAACCCCTCTTTGATGCCATCTTAACCCAAATCCCCTGCCCAAAGGTGGATCTCGAAGCGCCTCTGAAAATGTTGGTTACCAATCTGGGTTACGATCAATACCGCGGCGTTACGGCTATCGGTCGAATTCATGCCGGTCAGATGCGAGTTAACATGCCTTTGGCCCGTGTCCGGGTAAATGGTGAGATCCTGCCTGAAAGTGTTCGCTATTTAAACACCTATGAAGGATTGGCTCAGGTCGCCGTTGATTCCGCTCAAGCGGGAGATATCGTTGTCCTGGCTGGGTTGGAAGGGATTGCCATTGGTGAAACCCTGACCGACCCGGAGCACCCTGAACCCTTGCCGCCTATTCAGGTTGAAGAACCTACTGTGCATATGACCTTTGGAGTCAACACGTCACCTTTTACCGGACGTGAGGGCCAATGGGGCACCTCCCGAAAATTGCGCCAGCGTCTTTTTGATGAACTGCGCACTAATGTGGCCCTGAAAGTGGCCGAAGGCGAAAGTCCAGATACTTTCCTGGTTTCCGGAAGAGGCGAGCTTCATCTCGCCATTCTGATTGAAACCTTGCGTCGGGAAGGGTACGAATTCCAGGTGTCGAAGCCTGATGTAATCCTGAAGCAGGATGGCGAAGGCAGAACACTGGAGCCTTTCGAAGATGTATTTATCGAGACCAGTCCGGATACAGTTGGCGTGGTCGTTGAGATGTTGGGAACACGGCGTGGCGTCATGAAAAATATGGTTAACACCACGACCGGCACCGTACGTCTGGAATTCCTGGTGCCAACCCGCGGTCTGCTGGGCTTTCGATCTCACTTTCTATCAGCCACTCGCGGCGAAGGTGTCATCCATACACTCTTTCATGGCTATTTACCGCATGCCGGGGAAATCAGCGAGCGCGCATCCGGCTCCCTGGTTGCCTTCGAGACAGGTATGACAACCACCTTTGGCCTAAAGAATGCTGAAGAACGGGGAATTTTGTTCTACGGAGCCGGTACGGCAGTTTATGCCGGTATGGTGGTTGGAAAATATCAGCGTCCCGGTGATCTGGATATTAATGTCTGCAAGAAGAAAGAGCTCACCAATATGCGAGCAGCCAATGCAGATAAAGAAATCCGATTAACGACCCCCACACACTTGAGCCTTGAAGAAGCCATCGAGTATCTGGGCAAGGATGAACTTTTAGAAGTTACCCCGCTTGCATATCGTATCCGTAAACAATTGCTTGACGCTCGGGAGCGTGGACGACTTAGCAAAACAGCCAGAAAAGCAGAGCTTGAGGTGGAAAATTAA
- a CDS encoding MFS transporter, with product MKKINKKNNSLKSMRTFLIVLVGQVTSLIGSGLIGFALAVWIYDQTGQATPFAMTALFSVLPRILLSPIAGAVSDRWNRKMIMLVSDSLAGLVTLATAALLLTGTMEVWMIYLISCLEAVFGAFQQPAYSASIVMMVPKEQLTRANSLIQMGDAIQTILTPILAGALLTTIGMAGIIIIDIGTFLFALITLILVHIPQPENTMEISKEKHSVWKDVAFGWGYLKDRPGLMGLLWYFALVNFFLNISAVMIGPLVLAIGSATSLGVVQTFLGVGMLAGSLVMSVWGGVKKNRVVFIMVFILLSTLGFFLAGSQPSVALIGAGLFVVMFFSPFGSSASSAMFATKVAPEIQGRVMATRSMISMSMMPIAFLLSGFLADHVFNPLLVEGGKLASTFVGRWIGVGPTRGIGLMLITSGIILFFVTGLAYANPRVRKLETEIPDAVPDQPQSSPGEGLPQEVDVPVPASN from the coding sequence ATGAAGAAAATAAATAAGAAAAATAACTCTTTGAAAAGTATGCGGACCTTCCTCATCGTCCTGGTGGGGCAGGTCACCTCACTGATCGGCTCCGGGTTGATCGGCTTTGCCCTCGCAGTCTGGATCTATGACCAAACAGGGCAAGCCACGCCTTTTGCCATGACGGCTCTGTTCAGTGTGCTGCCTCGAATCTTGCTATCTCCCATAGCCGGTGCGGTGAGTGACCGCTGGAACCGCAAGATGATCATGCTGGTCTCGGATTCGCTGGCCGGATTGGTCACACTGGCAACGGCTGCACTGTTGTTGACCGGAACCATGGAAGTCTGGATGATCTACCTGATTAGCTGTTTGGAAGCGGTCTTTGGTGCCTTCCAGCAGCCGGCCTATTCCGCTTCGATTGTGATGATGGTGCCTAAGGAGCAACTCACCCGTGCCAACAGTCTGATCCAGATGGGAGATGCCATTCAAACCATTCTGACCCCCATCCTGGCGGGAGCGCTGTTGACCACAATTGGAATGGCGGGGATCATTATTATTGATATCGGTACTTTTCTGTTTGCCCTGATAACGCTGATTTTGGTTCATATTCCCCAGCCGGAGAATACGATGGAGATCTCCAAGGAAAAGCATTCCGTCTGGAAGGATGTGGCATTTGGATGGGGTTACCTGAAGGACCGCCCCGGCTTGATGGGTCTCCTGTGGTATTTTGCCCTGGTCAATTTCTTCCTGAACATTTCGGCAGTGATGATCGGTCCTCTGGTTCTGGCGATCGGTTCCGCCACCAGCCTTGGTGTCGTGCAGACCTTCCTCGGGGTGGGGATGTTGGCGGGCAGCCTGGTGATGAGCGTCTGGGGTGGCGTTAAGAAGAATCGGGTCGTATTCATCATGGTGTTCATCTTGCTCTCAACGCTTGGATTTTTCCTCGCTGGCAGCCAACCTTCAGTAGCCCTGATCGGCGCGGGTTTGTTTGTGGTGATGTTTTTCTCGCCCTTCGGAAGCAGCGCCAGTTCAGCCATGTTTGCAACCAAGGTCGCCCCGGAAATCCAGGGTCGGGTGATGGCCACCCGCAGTATGATCAGCATGTCTATGATGCCAATCGCTTTCCTGCTCAGTGGTTTTTTGGCGGATCATGTCTTCAACCCCTTGCTGGTTGAAGGCGGGAAGCTGGCGAGTACTTTTGTGGGTCGCTGGATTGGGGTCGGACCAACCCGAGGGATCGGGTTAATGCTGATCACCAGCGGGATCATCCTGTTCTTTGTCACCGGTCTGGCCTATGCCAATCCGAGAGTCCGCAAACTGGAAACGGAAATCCCGGACGCCGTCCCAGACCAGCCACAATCGTCTCCAGGAGAGGGATTACCGCAAGAGGTGGATGTCCCTGTCCCAGCCAGTAATTAA
- a CDS encoding helix-turn-helix transcriptional regulator yields MGEKYEQQPLFIIKDLETLKVMTDPLRIQIIEILGEQPQTVKFVADQLGMTSNRLYYHFNMLESTGLIKVVRTQTINNIIEKYYWTTAKEIMVDQDIVNTNPGIIAEDINRMIVAALEATKEDIVRSLQALDFSSDKEEGGKSSEISIIRKKRRLKDEDFKKMSQRFKDLLEEFEALPEAKPSDPDARVYSAAYFLYPSFYYENDEKDEENK; encoded by the coding sequence ATGGGCGAAAAATATGAACAACAGCCATTATTCATCATCAAAGACCTTGAGACGCTTAAGGTGATGACAGACCCTCTGCGGATTCAGATCATTGAGATTTTGGGAGAACAACCGCAGACTGTTAAGTTTGTAGCAGACCAATTGGGTATGACCAGCAACCGGCTTTATTACCATTTCAACATGTTGGAGTCCACCGGGTTGATCAAAGTGGTTCGAACCCAGACTATCAATAACATTATCGAGAAATACTACTGGACTACAGCCAAAGAAATCATGGTCGATCAGGATATTGTCAACACAAATCCCGGCATTATCGCTGAAGACATTAATCGTATGATCGTCGCTGCTCTGGAAGCGACAAAAGAGGATATCGTTCGAAGCCTACAAGCATTGGATTTCTCATCTGATAAAGAGGAAGGTGGAAAATCAAGCGAGATCTCAATTATCCGGAAAAAGAGGCGGCTCAAAGATGAAGACTTTAAGAAAATGAGTCAGCGGTTCAAGGATCTTCTGGAAGAATTTGAAGCTTTACCAGAGGCAAAGCCCTCCGATCCAGATGCCAGAGTTTATAGTGCAGCTTATTTCCTTTACCCAAGTTTCTACTATGAGAATGATGAAAAAGATGAAGAAAATAAATAA